A genomic segment from Tessaracoccus defluvii encodes:
- a CDS encoding GNAT family N-acetyltransferase, giving the protein MAVNAAAFAHHPEQGRLTVAEFDQLTAQPWFDPAGLFVAVHGDEVVGFHWTKRHGGGLGEVYVIAVAPGHEGRGLGAVLLAAGLSYLHGHGDDRVQLYVEGDQERVVRMYRNAGFEVAQVDTSFRMKETPQ; this is encoded by the coding sequence GTGGCCGTCAACGCCGCCGCCTTCGCGCACCACCCGGAGCAGGGCAGGCTCACCGTCGCCGAGTTCGACCAGTTGACGGCGCAGCCGTGGTTCGACCCGGCGGGCCTCTTCGTCGCCGTGCACGGCGACGAGGTCGTCGGCTTCCACTGGACGAAGCGGCACGGTGGCGGCCTCGGCGAGGTCTACGTCATCGCGGTCGCCCCCGGCCACGAGGGCAGGGGGCTCGGCGCCGTCCTCCTCGCGGCGGGCCTGTCCTATCTGCACGGCCACGGCGACGACCGCGTGCAGCTCTATGTGGAGGGCGACCAGGAGCGGGTCGTGCGGATGTACCGCAACGCCGGCTTCGAGGTCGCCCAGGTGGACACGAGCTTCCGGATGAAAGAGACCCCCCAGTGA
- a CDS encoding GNAT family N-acetyltransferase, whose amino-acid sequence MLVNLSPLTETMRDALRRLVEQIAEHDGISPVNESALLGIEGLRDADFFFMGLRSDPYGFVVVDERDKTLLVGVHPGHRGDGVATELLAEALANYPGYSVWAFGTLPGATELATRAGLTPVRALLRMERPLGAIAVPAAPRGTGSRRTAPSSASRWWPSTPPPSRTTRSRAGSPSPSSTS is encoded by the coding sequence GTGTTGGTTAACCTGTCCCCTCTGACGGAGACGATGCGCGATGCGCTGCGTCGCCTCGTCGAGCAGATCGCGGAACACGACGGCATCTCGCCGGTCAACGAGTCCGCGCTGCTCGGCATCGAGGGGCTCCGTGACGCCGACTTCTTCTTCATGGGGCTGCGCTCCGACCCCTACGGCTTCGTGGTGGTCGACGAGCGCGACAAGACGCTGCTGGTGGGGGTCCACCCGGGCCATCGCGGCGACGGCGTCGCCACGGAGCTGCTCGCGGAGGCGCTGGCCAACTACCCGGGCTACTCGGTGTGGGCGTTCGGCACTCTCCCTGGCGCGACGGAGCTGGCGACGCGGGCCGGGCTGACCCCCGTCCGGGCACTGCTGCGGATGGAGCGTCCCCTCGGGGCCATCGCCGTCCCCGCCGCCCCGAGGGGTACCGGATCACGACGTACCGCCCCGAGTTCCGCGAGCAGGTGGTGGCCGTCAACGCCGCCGCCTTCGCGCACCACCCGGAGCAGGGCAGGCTCACCGTCGCCGAGTTCGACCAGTTGA
- a CDS encoding NADase-type glycan-binding domain-containing protein — protein MVQRVPDEYFRARAAESDDVGPQQPPRWMPQSSAVRSVAPGRVREGVAWRPLVVTLVLAVAISFVLGRAFLFPPIPRVQPPQPTTAPSATVTPTALPRSTPEQAASVVRVVTATGACLEDTGEPVVSALVDGDASTIWRCPGDGAGEAIDFGFGRKVQLIGVRLVNGNTAWPDRYLAERQITRIRWTFPDGSFFEQGLAVNGRGPQEVRFPPVRTNGARLEVVSATPPGEEGERVDAVSISLLEFLGPS, from the coding sequence ATGGTGCAGCGCGTGCCCGATGAGTACTTCCGGGCGCGGGCGGCGGAATCGGACGACGTGGGGCCACAGCAGCCCCCGCGTTGGATGCCGCAATCGTCCGCGGTGCGGTCCGTCGCGCCCGGACGGGTCCGCGAGGGGGTCGCCTGGCGCCCGCTCGTCGTGACGCTCGTCCTGGCGGTCGCGATCTCCTTCGTGCTGGGCCGGGCGTTCCTGTTCCCGCCCATCCCGCGGGTGCAGCCTCCCCAGCCGACCACGGCCCCGTCGGCGACCGTCACGCCGACGGCACTGCCCAGGTCGACGCCGGAGCAGGCGGCCTCCGTCGTCCGCGTCGTCACGGCCACCGGCGCCTGCCTGGAGGACACGGGCGAACCGGTGGTGTCCGCGCTGGTCGACGGCGACGCCTCGACGATCTGGCGGTGCCCGGGAGACGGGGCCGGGGAGGCCATCGATTTCGGCTTCGGGCGCAAGGTGCAGCTGATCGGGGTGCGGCTGGTCAACGGCAACACCGCCTGGCCCGACCGCTATCTCGCCGAGCGGCAGATCACGCGGATCCGCTGGACCTTCCCCGACGGCTCGTTCTTCGAGCAGGGGCTGGCCGTCAACGGCCGCGGCCCGCAGGAGGTGCGCTTCCCGCCGGTGAGGACCAACGGGGCGCGGCTCGAGGTCGTCTCCGCCACCCCGCCCGGCGAGGAGGGGGAGCGGGTCGACGCCGTGTCGATCAGTCTCCTGGAGTTCCTCGGCCCCTCCTGA
- a CDS encoding winged helix-turn-helix transcriptional regulator, whose product MLLISEAEPPAELALLSHQVSRVHSAAQALAEGTAADVVLIDARSDLAGARAACRSLAGTAPILLFVPVAGLALISTEWGFTDFIVAGSEPAELEARIRILARTGSDPDLLVAGPIRVDPAAYSASIEGEPLDLTYTEFELLRYLMQHPGRVLSRETLVSQVWGYDYYGGTRTVDVHVRRLRAKLGQFDTYIGTVRNVGYRFASTREAQRVG is encoded by the coding sequence GTGCTTCTCATCTCCGAGGCCGAGCCCCCCGCCGAACTCGCCCTGCTGAGCCACCAGGTCTCGCGGGTCCACTCAGCGGCCCAGGCCCTTGCCGAGGGCACCGCAGCCGATGTGGTGTTGATCGACGCCCGCAGCGACCTGGCTGGCGCGCGCGCCGCCTGCCGCTCGCTCGCGGGGACCGCCCCCATCCTGCTGTTCGTGCCGGTCGCGGGGCTGGCGCTGATCTCCACGGAATGGGGTTTCACCGACTTCATCGTGGCGGGCAGCGAACCCGCCGAGCTGGAGGCCCGGATCCGCATCCTGGCCCGCACGGGCAGCGATCCCGATCTGCTGGTGGCGGGCCCGATCCGCGTCGACCCGGCGGCCTACTCGGCCAGCATCGAAGGCGAGCCGCTCGACCTGACCTACACGGAGTTCGAGCTGCTGCGCTACCTGATGCAGCATCCCGGCCGGGTCCTGTCCCGCGAGACGCTCGTGAGCCAGGTGTGGGGCTACGACTACTACGGCGGCACCCGCACCGTCGACGTCCATGTCCGTCGGCTCCGCGCCAAGCTCGGCCAGTTCGACACCTACATCGGTACGGTGCGTAACGTGGGCTATCGGTTCGCAAGTACGCGGGAGGCGCAACGTGTTGGTTAA
- a CDS encoding RNA degradosome polyphosphate kinase, with the protein MSETPLPADRYLDRELSWLAFNNRVLDQARDATRVPLIERARFLAIFSSNLDEFFMVRVAGLKRRIAAGVAVPTVTGKMPGELHDELLAAVADLVTEQSALFQNEIRPALAAEGIEILKWDELTAAEKDRMREFFAERIFPVLTPLAVDPSHPFPYISGLSINLAVLLRNPATGSRQFARVKVPPLLARYVKLGEGRYVPLEEIISRHLGQLFTGMQVQSHTTFRVTRNEDIEVEEDDAENLLFALEKELLRRKVGRPPVRLEVEDDIDERMLEMLMAELDVHENEVFRIAAPLDLTGLFALSESKREDLLYPNFLPITHPSLAEVESARPADLFKALKLRDVLVQHPYDSFATSVQRFIEQAAADPAVLAIKQTLYRTSGDSPIVDALIEAAQAGKQVLAIVEIKARFDEQNNIGWARKLEKYGVHVVYGMLGLKTHCKLALVVREEGDGLRRYAHIGTGNYNPKTARQYEDMGLLTSNPVITDDVARLFNHLSGMTQETNYRRLLVAPHGIRKGLIDYIEEEIANHRKGLPSGIKIKTNSVVDEAIIDALYRASQAGVPVDMLIRGICTIRPGVPGLSENLRVRSILGRFLEHSRVFWFAGGGNPRVGIGSADLMHRNLDRRVEAIVALSNPAHIRQIESLFEQAFSPETVHWELLDDTWTCHTTDADGHPLTDLQESLIQQTAARRSSR; encoded by the coding sequence GTGAGCGAGACCCCTCTGCCCGCGGACCGTTACCTCGACCGTGAGTTGTCCTGGCTCGCGTTCAACAACCGGGTCCTCGATCAGGCCCGCGACGCCACGCGCGTCCCGCTCATCGAGAGGGCGCGGTTCCTCGCCATCTTCTCCTCGAATCTCGACGAGTTCTTCATGGTCCGCGTCGCCGGCCTCAAGCGCCGCATCGCCGCCGGCGTCGCCGTCCCCACTGTCACCGGCAAGATGCCCGGCGAACTGCACGACGAGCTGCTGGCGGCCGTGGCCGACCTGGTGACCGAACAGTCGGCGCTGTTCCAGAACGAGATCCGTCCCGCCCTGGCCGCGGAGGGCATCGAGATCCTGAAGTGGGACGAGCTGACGGCCGCCGAGAAGGACAGGATGCGGGAGTTCTTCGCCGAGCGGATCTTCCCCGTCCTGACGCCGCTGGCGGTGGATCCGTCGCATCCGTTCCCCTACATCTCGGGGCTGTCGATCAACCTGGCCGTGCTGCTCCGGAACCCGGCGACGGGCTCCCGTCAGTTCGCGCGCGTCAAGGTGCCGCCGCTGCTGGCCCGCTACGTCAAGCTCGGCGAGGGCCGCTACGTGCCGCTCGAGGAGATCATCTCCCGCCACCTCGGCCAGCTGTTCACCGGCATGCAGGTGCAGTCCCACACCACCTTCCGGGTGACGCGGAACGAGGACATCGAGGTCGAGGAGGACGACGCCGAGAACCTCCTGTTCGCCTTGGAGAAGGAGCTCCTGCGCCGCAAGGTCGGCCGCCCTCCGGTCCGCCTCGAGGTCGAGGACGACATCGACGAGCGCATGCTCGAGATGCTGATGGCGGAGCTGGACGTTCACGAGAACGAGGTGTTCCGCATCGCGGCCCCGCTCGATCTCACGGGCCTGTTCGCGTTGAGCGAGTCGAAGCGCGAGGACCTCCTCTACCCGAACTTCCTCCCGATCACGCACCCCAGCCTCGCCGAGGTCGAGAGCGCCCGCCCCGCCGACCTGTTCAAGGCGCTGAAGCTGCGCGACGTGCTGGTGCAGCACCCGTACGACTCGTTCGCCACCTCGGTGCAGCGGTTCATCGAGCAGGCGGCCGCCGACCCGGCCGTGCTGGCCATCAAGCAGACGCTCTACCGCACGTCGGGAGACTCCCCCATCGTCGACGCCCTGATCGAGGCGGCCCAGGCAGGCAAGCAGGTGCTCGCCATCGTCGAGATCAAGGCCCGCTTCGACGAGCAGAACAACATCGGCTGGGCCCGCAAGCTCGAGAAGTACGGCGTGCACGTCGTCTACGGCATGCTCGGCCTCAAGACCCACTGCAAGCTGGCGCTCGTGGTGCGCGAGGAGGGCGACGGACTCCGCCGCTACGCCCACATCGGCACCGGCAACTACAACCCGAAGACGGCCCGCCAGTACGAGGACATGGGGCTGCTGACGTCGAACCCGGTCATCACCGACGACGTCGCCCGCCTGTTCAACCACCTCTCAGGCATGACGCAGGAGACCAACTACCGGCGCCTGCTGGTCGCCCCCCACGGCATCCGCAAGGGGCTGATCGACTACATCGAGGAGGAGATCGCCAACCACCGGAAGGGCCTGCCGTCGGGCATCAAGATCAAGACGAACTCTGTCGTCGACGAGGCCATCATCGACGCGCTGTACCGGGCCTCCCAGGCCGGCGTCCCCGTCGACATGCTGATCCGGGGCATCTGCACCATCCGCCCGGGCGTTCCCGGGCTGAGCGAGAACCTCCGGGTCCGGTCGATCCTCGGGCGGTTCCTCGAGCACTCCCGGGTCTTCTGGTTCGCCGGGGGCGGGAATCCCCGGGTGGGTATCGGCTCGGCCGACCTGATGCACCGCAACCTGGATCGGCGCGTCGAGGCGATCGTCGCTCTCTCCAACCCGGCCCACATCCGCCAGATCGAGAGCCTGTTCGAGCAGGCCTTCTCGCCGGAGACGGTGCACTGGGAACTCCTGGACGACACATGGACCTGCCACACCACGGACGCTGACGGGCACCCGCTCACCGATCTCCAAGAGAGCCTCATCCAGCAGACGGCCGCACGGCGTTCCTCGCGATGA
- the dtd gene encoding D-aminoacyl-tRNA deacylase, with amino-acid sequence MRVVVTRVRSASVTVGTEVVGELPRPGLLVLVGVGHDDGPEQCAALARKIWGLRILDDEASASDRDAPVLVVSQFTLYASTRKGRRPSWSRAAPGPVSEPLVEHFCRELELLGATVERGRFGADMQVASVNDGPVTIVIDTDDWQ; translated from the coding sequence ATGCGCGTTGTTGTGACCAGGGTCCGTTCCGCCTCCGTGACCGTCGGAACCGAGGTGGTGGGCGAACTCCCCCGCCCCGGCCTCCTCGTCCTCGTCGGCGTCGGGCACGACGACGGGCCCGAGCAGTGCGCCGCGCTGGCGCGCAAGATCTGGGGGCTGCGGATCCTCGACGATGAGGCGTCGGCCAGCGACAGGGACGCCCCCGTCCTGGTGGTGAGCCAGTTCACGCTCTACGCCTCGACCCGCAAGGGCCGACGTCCCTCCTGGAGTCGAGCCGCCCCCGGCCCGGTCAGCGAGCCGCTGGTCGAGCACTTCTGCCGCGAACTCGAGCTGCTGGGCGCGACGGTGGAGCGGGGCCGCTTCGGCGCAGACATGCAGGTGGCCTCGGTCAACGACGGGCCGGTGACGATCGTGATCGACACCGACGACTGGCAGTGA
- a CDS encoding NUDIX hydrolase codes for MSKKAKIRAAGAVALRGTGDDIEVLLIHRGRYNDWSLPKGKGKVAELPPVTAVREVLEETGVTVSLGMRLPRIRYNVPKGAKTVDYWRAEVVHEGPFEPNAEVDKVRWMSIAQAMKKMTYADERRVLSAALLAPHSTPLLLVRHAKAMLRKDWSGRDQDRRITARGRRQADRLRPLLGAYGTQELISSSSARCMQTLAPYAAERGLSLHAEEMLTEEEGTVRPKDVRRYMAGLLAGLEVPTAICGHRPVLPSMFEGLGLDPRPMVVSEVIVIHRDDEGRRLAVEVHKPTA; via the coding sequence ATGAGCAAGAAGGCGAAGATCCGGGCCGCGGGTGCGGTCGCGCTGCGCGGCACCGGCGACGACATCGAGGTGCTGCTGATCCACCGGGGTCGGTACAACGACTGGTCGCTGCCGAAGGGAAAGGGGAAGGTCGCGGAGCTGCCGCCCGTGACGGCGGTGCGTGAGGTCCTCGAGGAGACGGGTGTCACCGTCAGCCTCGGGATGCGGCTCCCCCGGATCCGCTACAACGTGCCCAAGGGCGCCAAGACCGTCGACTACTGGAGGGCCGAGGTCGTCCACGAGGGCCCCTTCGAGCCCAACGCGGAGGTCGACAAGGTGCGTTGGATGTCGATCGCGCAGGCGATGAAGAAGATGACCTACGCCGACGAGCGTCGCGTGTTGAGTGCCGCGTTGCTGGCCCCGCACAGCACCCCGCTGCTGCTTGTGCGCCACGCGAAGGCGATGCTCCGCAAGGACTGGAGCGGCAGGGACCAGGACCGCCGGATCACCGCGCGCGGCAGGAGGCAGGCGGACAGGCTGCGGCCGCTGCTCGGCGCCTACGGGACGCAGGAACTGATCTCGTCGTCGTCCGCCAGGTGCATGCAGACGCTGGCGCCGTACGCCGCCGAGCGGGGCCTGTCCCTCCACGCCGAGGAGATGCTCACGGAGGAGGAAGGCACCGTCCGCCCCAAGGACGTGCGCCGGTACATGGCGGGGCTGCTCGCCGGGCTCGAGGTGCCGACGGCCATCTGCGGGCACCGGCCGGTGCTGCCGTCGATGTTCGAGGGGCTCGGGCTGGACCCCCGGCCCATGGTGGTGAGCGAGGTGATCGTCATCCACCGCGACGACGAGGGACGACGGCTCGCGGTGGAGGTCCACAAGCCCACGGCCTGA